One window of the Nicotiana tabacum cultivar K326 chromosome 4, ASM71507v2, whole genome shotgun sequence genome contains the following:
- the LOC107820701 gene encoding uncharacterized protein LOC107820701 isoform X1, with translation MEGLSTICAGLGIIEEDDDANRIGYSKGEYCLDNLKDLLRFLRRDDPQTREVFKQVCKWNIVGKDLIPIIEYCQDDRNLLLNAVKVMVFLTMPIDPTSHDIPQQIELLWGVKSSLTYSDAVPVIMSLLESPLENLACEAFTEDDWKMVQLVLSLFRNVLAIQDISTQQKSGGSMTEFVFLRDMFLELLFKENVMDVILVLSQHVGGSCTYLRHDNLLLLETFYYIFMGQLPELIAKAHLKDAKVDEDSDISINSLKDIMEEEREKRKVIRQRNLGCYSQFSGTFTRFSLDGSKTLIKGNPCSVSHDPLIIAHKKHRGPAKRTVWDQGRLPATKNKILNLLYDFINQFLEGGYNVLMQSVRDDIEKEHHAIQNSDILIFFQVAQFVTSFQYHKFLNQPNKEADTQEPMDSRTDSTLFRGCICGPIAESLNESMFQLVLLRWRYSLETLKETNDRKFLYVAGSLMKTMLLMLEMALKQSPEDSKEHQTARILLYKLFYDQTDEGMTQFLLNQIKSFDTHKQAKSYLADLVEIINLVMKLMENLQARGSLRISKKLRKKRPKTTVTDDKKDNDEMTRDSASFGIGFGGSSHESRDTGLAHNGEDAIDSNKVDEHTGCTMVNEDQMVESTDTAHNNAAGSGCEKSNNLHAGGKGEEDITVLDKLNHPVSLETKSGRHQNSVPETQQKLSNDVNDEYDQGRDDSSGDENVLTAEDDLKISALVSALANNSTIHNLCWLLKYYKSNSIITNNYVICILQKLCDDLELSPMLYQLSLLTTFYDILEEQKSRPCREYENIVFFLTSLVRRMLRKMKSNPLLFIEVLFWKSRRECHYLNCDSMLKELSQFKKDGKNSSGVSMTDEIGSSEANGWIRRSIADALGDDEADFPLPFSEAVRNNTEVTNRSNQSLLEREESPTSISNDGNDVMNQKRHLEKQEQSAEQESQREPKRRKLQALNDELRREVEQLFERYKDNQNCCDLIAEALDPDGKISPLQISRTLKQLGYRIPRKKKTVYASAPDKPGNEEKDLESEIRLQNSDILEEGTSQRRHLHTRKRVQAFSQEQEQKIKDLFEQFKDHKRCSHMIANALDSDGTLSAAKISRKLKQLGLYVPKKKRLETNLQLMDEAGDASKEGSDNSDDETLLSMRRSFRSKYQGKDSTSEGRENQKSSEDESDDELLTSLLTFRSKYQGKDSTSEGRENQKSSEDESDDELLTSLLTKTQKAVPQREGKLIVNSRKISSESDIEDKDTYDSERGELDQATAMEEGTEINSIASDDDVDAGNLTTDFSSDQDVSPVNQQLRNKLHSELTDLEDDAASLDAPITTVSRRRLRMVIDMEEDD, from the exons ATGGAAGGGCTGTCAACGATATGTGCTGGCCTCGGAATCATTGAAGAGGACGACGATGCTAATCGAATTGGCTATTCGAAAGGAGAGTACTGCTTAG ATAATTTGAAGGATTTGTTGAGGTTTTTAAGGCGAGATGACCCTCAAACAAGAGAAGTTTTCAAGCAAGTATGTAAATGGAATATTGTGGGCAAAGATTTGATTCCTATTATTGAGTACTGTCAAGATGACCGAAATCTGCTGTTAAATGCAG TAAAGGTTATGGTGTTTCTAACGATGCCCATTGATCCTACATCACATGACATACCGCAACAGATAGAGCTTCTTTGGGGAGTAAAGTCATCACTTACCTATAGTGATGCTGTGCCGGTGATAATGTCTCTCTTGGAAAGCCCATTGGAAAATTTGGCTTG CGAGGCCTTCACAGAAGATGACTGGAAAATGGTGCAGTTGGTGCTTAGTTTATTTCGTAATGTTTTGGCTATTCAAGACATATCAACCCAGCAGAAATCTGGTGGTTCTATGACAGAATTTGTATTTCTCAGAGACATGTTTCTAGAGCTCTTGTTTAAAGAGAATGTAATGGATGTCATCTTAGTTCTATCACAGCATGTTGGTGGCTCTTGTACCTATCTCCGTCATGATAATTTGCTTTTGTTGGAGACATTCTATTATATATTCATGGGTCAGCTGCCGGAGTTAATTGCTAAAGCACATCTCAAGGATGCAAAG GTGGATGAAGATAGTGATATTTCAATTAACTCTCTCAAAGATATAATGGAAGAAGAACGTGAAAAGAGAAAAGTTATCAGACAACGAAACCTGGGTTGCTATTCTCAGTTCAGTGGAACTTTTACACGGTTTTCCCTG GATGGTTCTAAAACATTAATTAAGGGCAATCCTTGCTCTGTTTCTCATGATCCCTTGATAATAGCTCACAAGAAGCACCGAGGTCCGGCAAAAAGGACTGTGTGGGACCAAGGAAGACTACCAGCAACCAAGAACAAGATTCTAAATTTGCTTTATGATTTTATTAACCAGTTCCTAGAAGGGGGATACAACG TTCTGATGCAGTCAGTTCGTGATGACATTGAAAAAGAACATCATGCTATTCAGAATAGCGatattcttattttctttcagGTTGCTCAGTTTGTTACTTCTTTTCAGTACCACAAGTTTTTGAATCAG CCTAACAAAGAAGCTGATACCCAAGAACCGATGGATTCTAGAACTGATAGCACATTGTTCAGAGGTTGTATATGTGGTCCTATTGCCGAGTCTTTAAATGAATCAATGTTCCAGCTGGTTCTTTTGAGATGGCGCTATTCGCTTGAGACCTTGAAGGAGACAAACGATCGCAAGTTTCTCTACGTGGCAGGATCTCTTATGAAAACTATG CTTCTTATGCTGGAGATGGCGCTTAAGCAGTCTCCTGAAGATTCCAAGGAGCATCAAACAGCTCGAATTCTTCTTTACAAGTTATTCTACGATCAAACTGATGAAGGGATGACCCAGTTTCTCTTGAACCAGATCAAATCGTTTGATACCCATAAGCAAGCGAAAAG TTACCTTGCTGATTTGGTAGAAATTATCAATTTAGTTATGAAGCTGATGGAGAACCTTCAAGCACGTGGTTCATTAAGG ATTTCCAAAAAGTTGAGGAAAAAACGACCGAAGACAACAGTTACAGATGACAAGAAGGATAATGATGAAATGACTAGAGATTCAGCCTCCTTTGGGATAGGTTTTGGCGGCTCTAGTCATGAATCTAGAGATACCGGATTGGCTCACAATGGAGAAGATGCCATAGACTCCAATAAGGTTGATGAACACACGGGTTGTACCATGGTGAACGAAGATCAAATGGTTGAGAGTACTGATACAGCTCACAATAATGCTGCAGGCTCTGGATGTGAAAAGTCAAACAATCTTCATGCAGGTGGAAAGGGAGAAGAAGATATCACAGTCCTAGATAAGCTTAATCATCCTGTATCTCTTGAAACTAAGTCAGGAAGACACCAGAACTCTGTGCCGGAGACACAACAAAAACTTTCTAATGATGTTAACGACGAGTATGATCAAGGCAGGGATGATTCTTCTGGTGATGAAAATGTGTTAACTGCGGAAGATGATCTCAAGATATCTGCCTTGGTTTCTGCTCTTGCAAACAACTCCACCATTCACAACCTCTGTTGGTTGCTAAAGTATTACAAGAGCAACTCcattattacaaataattatgtGATATGCATATTACAAAAACTATGCGATGATCTCGAACTTTCGCCCATGCTATACCAG CTATCTCTCCTCACCACATTCTATGACATTCTAGAGGAGCAGAAGTCAAGGCCTTGCAGAGAATATGAGAACATTGTCTTCTTTTTGACAAGCTTAGTTAGGAGAATGTTGCGTAAAATGAAGAGTAATCCCCTACTTTTCATAGAGGTTCTCTTCTGGAAATCACGTAGAGAGTGTCATTATCTTAATTGTGATTCCATGCTAAAGGAGCTATCTCAATTTAAGAAAGATGGTAAAAATAGTTCAGGTGTTTCCATGACTGATGAAATTGGCTCATCTGAAGCAAATGGATGGATCCGCCGAAGTATAGCTGATGCCCTTGGTGATGATGAAGCTGATTTTCCATTACCATTTTCAGAGGCTGTCAG AAACAACACAGAGGTCACAAATAGGAGTAACCAAAGTTTGCTAGAGAGAGAGGAAAGTCCTACATCAATTTCAAATGATGGAAATGATGTGATGAATCAGAAGCGACATTTGGAAAA ACAGGAGCAGTCAGCTGAACAAGAGTCTCAAAGGGAACCTAAAAGACGAAAACTACAAGCTCTTAATGATGAGTTACGACGGGAAGTCGAGCAACTCTTTGAGAG GTATAAAGATAATCAAAATTGTTGTGATCTCATTGCGGAAGCCCTTGATCCAGATGGAAAGATTTCACCTCTCCAAATTTCCAGGACACTTAAACAGTTAGGATACAGAATCCCACGGAAGAAAAAGACAGTATATGCTAGTGCTCCTGACAAACCTGGGAATGAAGAAAAAGATCTAGAAAGTGAGATCAGACTTCAAAATTCAGATATACTGGAAGAGGGTACTTCACAGAGAAGGCATCT GCACACTAGAAAGAGAGTGCAGGCATTTAGTCAGGAGCAGGAACAGAAGATCAAAGATTTGTTCGAGCA GTTTAAAGATCACAAGAGGTGCAGCCACATGATTGCCAATGCACTTGATTCTGACGGAACTTTATCGGCAGCTAAGATTTCACGAAAACTTAAGCAACTTGGCCTGTATGTCCCCAAAAAGAAAAGGTTAGAAACCAACCTGCAATTGATGGATGAAGCAGGTGATGCTTCTAAAGAAGGTTCAGACAACTCTGATGATGAGACTTTGTTATCAATGAGAAGAAG TTTCAGGAGCAAATATCAGGGAAAAGATAGCACTTCTGAAGGAAGAGAGAACCAGAAATCATCAGAAGATGAGTCTGATGATGAATTGCTGACCTCGCTATTGAC TTTCAGGAGCAAATATCAGGGAAAAGATAGCACTTCTGAAGGAAGAGAGAACCAGAAATCATCAGAAGATGAGTCTGATGATGAATTGCTGACCTCGCTATTGAC
- the LOC107820701 gene encoding uncharacterized protein LOC107820701 isoform X3, with the protein MEGLSTICAGLGIIEEDDDANRIGYSKGEYCLDNLKDLLRFLRRDDPQTREVFKQVCKWNIVGKDLIPIIEYCQDDRNLLLNAVKVMVFLTMPIDPTSHDIPQQIELLWGVKSSLTYSDAVPVIMSLLESPLENLACEAFTEDDWKMVQLVLSLFRNVLAIQDISTQQKSGGSMTEFVFLRDMFLELLFKENVMDVILVLSQHVGGSCTYLRHDNLLLLETFYYIFMGQLPELIAKAHLKDAKVDEDSDISINSLKDIMEEEREKRKVIRQRNLGCYSQFSGTFTRFSLDGSKTLIKGNPCSVSHDPLIIAHKKHRGPAKRTVWDQGRLPATKNKILNLLYDFINQFLEGGYNVLMQSVRDDIEKEHHAIQNSDILIFFQVAQFVTSFQYHKFLNQPNKEADTQEPMDSRTDSTLFRGCICGPIAESLNESMFQLVLLRWRYSLETLKETNDRKFLYVAGSLMKTMLLMLEMALKQSPEDSKEHQTARILLYKLFYDQTDEGMTQFLLNQIKSFDTHKQAKSYLADLVEIINLVMKLMENLQARGSLRISKKLRKKRPKTTVTDDKKDNDEMTRDSASFGIGFGGSSHESRDTGLAHNGEDAIDSNKVDEHTGCTMVNEDQMVESTDTAHNNAAGSGCEKSNNLHAGGKGEEDITVLDKLNHPVSLETKSGRHQNSVPETQQKLSNDVNDEYDQGRDDSSGDENVLTAEDDLKISALVSALANNSTIHNLCWLLKYYKSNSIITNNYVICILQKLCDDLELSPMLYQLSLLTTFYDILEEQKSRPCREYENIVFFLTSLVRRMLRKMKSNPLLFIEVLFWKSRRECHYLNCDSMLKELSQFKKDGKNSSGVSMTDEIGSSEANGWIRRSIADALGDDEADFPLPFSEAVRNNTEVTNRSNQSLLEREESPTSISNDGNDVMNQKRHLEKQEQSAEQESQREPKRRKLQALNDELRREVEQLFERYKDNQNCCDLIAEALDPDGKISPLQISRTLKQLGYRIPRKKKTVYASAPDKPGNEEKDLESEIRLQNSDILEEGTSQRRHLHTRKRVQAFSQEQEQKIKDLFEQFKDHKRCSHMIANALDSDGTLSAAKISRKLKQLGLYVPKKKRLETNLQLMDEAGDASKEGSDNSDDETLLSMRRSFRSKYQGKDSTSEGRENQKSSEDESDDELLTSLLTSKYQGKDSTSEGRENQKSSEDESDDELLTSLLTKTQKAVPQREGKLIVNSRKISSESDIEDKDTYDSERGELDQATAMEEGTEINSIASDDDVDAGNLTTDFSSDQDVSPVNQQLRNKLHSELTDLEDDAASLDAPITTVSRRRLRMVIDMEEDD; encoded by the exons ATGGAAGGGCTGTCAACGATATGTGCTGGCCTCGGAATCATTGAAGAGGACGACGATGCTAATCGAATTGGCTATTCGAAAGGAGAGTACTGCTTAG ATAATTTGAAGGATTTGTTGAGGTTTTTAAGGCGAGATGACCCTCAAACAAGAGAAGTTTTCAAGCAAGTATGTAAATGGAATATTGTGGGCAAAGATTTGATTCCTATTATTGAGTACTGTCAAGATGACCGAAATCTGCTGTTAAATGCAG TAAAGGTTATGGTGTTTCTAACGATGCCCATTGATCCTACATCACATGACATACCGCAACAGATAGAGCTTCTTTGGGGAGTAAAGTCATCACTTACCTATAGTGATGCTGTGCCGGTGATAATGTCTCTCTTGGAAAGCCCATTGGAAAATTTGGCTTG CGAGGCCTTCACAGAAGATGACTGGAAAATGGTGCAGTTGGTGCTTAGTTTATTTCGTAATGTTTTGGCTATTCAAGACATATCAACCCAGCAGAAATCTGGTGGTTCTATGACAGAATTTGTATTTCTCAGAGACATGTTTCTAGAGCTCTTGTTTAAAGAGAATGTAATGGATGTCATCTTAGTTCTATCACAGCATGTTGGTGGCTCTTGTACCTATCTCCGTCATGATAATTTGCTTTTGTTGGAGACATTCTATTATATATTCATGGGTCAGCTGCCGGAGTTAATTGCTAAAGCACATCTCAAGGATGCAAAG GTGGATGAAGATAGTGATATTTCAATTAACTCTCTCAAAGATATAATGGAAGAAGAACGTGAAAAGAGAAAAGTTATCAGACAACGAAACCTGGGTTGCTATTCTCAGTTCAGTGGAACTTTTACACGGTTTTCCCTG GATGGTTCTAAAACATTAATTAAGGGCAATCCTTGCTCTGTTTCTCATGATCCCTTGATAATAGCTCACAAGAAGCACCGAGGTCCGGCAAAAAGGACTGTGTGGGACCAAGGAAGACTACCAGCAACCAAGAACAAGATTCTAAATTTGCTTTATGATTTTATTAACCAGTTCCTAGAAGGGGGATACAACG TTCTGATGCAGTCAGTTCGTGATGACATTGAAAAAGAACATCATGCTATTCAGAATAGCGatattcttattttctttcagGTTGCTCAGTTTGTTACTTCTTTTCAGTACCACAAGTTTTTGAATCAG CCTAACAAAGAAGCTGATACCCAAGAACCGATGGATTCTAGAACTGATAGCACATTGTTCAGAGGTTGTATATGTGGTCCTATTGCCGAGTCTTTAAATGAATCAATGTTCCAGCTGGTTCTTTTGAGATGGCGCTATTCGCTTGAGACCTTGAAGGAGACAAACGATCGCAAGTTTCTCTACGTGGCAGGATCTCTTATGAAAACTATG CTTCTTATGCTGGAGATGGCGCTTAAGCAGTCTCCTGAAGATTCCAAGGAGCATCAAACAGCTCGAATTCTTCTTTACAAGTTATTCTACGATCAAACTGATGAAGGGATGACCCAGTTTCTCTTGAACCAGATCAAATCGTTTGATACCCATAAGCAAGCGAAAAG TTACCTTGCTGATTTGGTAGAAATTATCAATTTAGTTATGAAGCTGATGGAGAACCTTCAAGCACGTGGTTCATTAAGG ATTTCCAAAAAGTTGAGGAAAAAACGACCGAAGACAACAGTTACAGATGACAAGAAGGATAATGATGAAATGACTAGAGATTCAGCCTCCTTTGGGATAGGTTTTGGCGGCTCTAGTCATGAATCTAGAGATACCGGATTGGCTCACAATGGAGAAGATGCCATAGACTCCAATAAGGTTGATGAACACACGGGTTGTACCATGGTGAACGAAGATCAAATGGTTGAGAGTACTGATACAGCTCACAATAATGCTGCAGGCTCTGGATGTGAAAAGTCAAACAATCTTCATGCAGGTGGAAAGGGAGAAGAAGATATCACAGTCCTAGATAAGCTTAATCATCCTGTATCTCTTGAAACTAAGTCAGGAAGACACCAGAACTCTGTGCCGGAGACACAACAAAAACTTTCTAATGATGTTAACGACGAGTATGATCAAGGCAGGGATGATTCTTCTGGTGATGAAAATGTGTTAACTGCGGAAGATGATCTCAAGATATCTGCCTTGGTTTCTGCTCTTGCAAACAACTCCACCATTCACAACCTCTGTTGGTTGCTAAAGTATTACAAGAGCAACTCcattattacaaataattatgtGATATGCATATTACAAAAACTATGCGATGATCTCGAACTTTCGCCCATGCTATACCAG CTATCTCTCCTCACCACATTCTATGACATTCTAGAGGAGCAGAAGTCAAGGCCTTGCAGAGAATATGAGAACATTGTCTTCTTTTTGACAAGCTTAGTTAGGAGAATGTTGCGTAAAATGAAGAGTAATCCCCTACTTTTCATAGAGGTTCTCTTCTGGAAATCACGTAGAGAGTGTCATTATCTTAATTGTGATTCCATGCTAAAGGAGCTATCTCAATTTAAGAAAGATGGTAAAAATAGTTCAGGTGTTTCCATGACTGATGAAATTGGCTCATCTGAAGCAAATGGATGGATCCGCCGAAGTATAGCTGATGCCCTTGGTGATGATGAAGCTGATTTTCCATTACCATTTTCAGAGGCTGTCAG AAACAACACAGAGGTCACAAATAGGAGTAACCAAAGTTTGCTAGAGAGAGAGGAAAGTCCTACATCAATTTCAAATGATGGAAATGATGTGATGAATCAGAAGCGACATTTGGAAAA ACAGGAGCAGTCAGCTGAACAAGAGTCTCAAAGGGAACCTAAAAGACGAAAACTACAAGCTCTTAATGATGAGTTACGACGGGAAGTCGAGCAACTCTTTGAGAG GTATAAAGATAATCAAAATTGTTGTGATCTCATTGCGGAAGCCCTTGATCCAGATGGAAAGATTTCACCTCTCCAAATTTCCAGGACACTTAAACAGTTAGGATACAGAATCCCACGGAAGAAAAAGACAGTATATGCTAGTGCTCCTGACAAACCTGGGAATGAAGAAAAAGATCTAGAAAGTGAGATCAGACTTCAAAATTCAGATATACTGGAAGAGGGTACTTCACAGAGAAGGCATCT GCACACTAGAAAGAGAGTGCAGGCATTTAGTCAGGAGCAGGAACAGAAGATCAAAGATTTGTTCGAGCA GTTTAAAGATCACAAGAGGTGCAGCCACATGATTGCCAATGCACTTGATTCTGACGGAACTTTATCGGCAGCTAAGATTTCACGAAAACTTAAGCAACTTGGCCTGTATGTCCCCAAAAAGAAAAGGTTAGAAACCAACCTGCAATTGATGGATGAAGCAGGTGATGCTTCTAAAGAAGGTTCAGACAACTCTGATGATGAGACTTTGTTATCAATGAGAAGAAG TTTCAGGAGCAAATATCAGGGAAAAGATAGCACTTCTGAAGGAAGAGAGAACCAGAAATCATCAGAAGATGAGTCTGATGATGAATTGCTGACCTCGCTATTGAC GAGCAAATATCAGGGAAAAGATAGCACTTCTGAAGGAAGAGAGAACCAGAAATCATCAGAAGATGAGTCTGATGATGAATTGCTGACCTCGCTATTGAC